One genomic region from Arcobacter sp. LA11 encodes:
- the hisG gene encoding ATP phosphoribosyltransferase: protein MLTIALPKGRIAKETLEKFEKAFDEKFVFEDRKLILEKAGFRFLNVRNQDVPTYVMHGAADLGVVGLDVLEEKEYDLIKLLDLQLGRCKVAFGLVRGEELDFSKSQITVATKHEKIAKRYFEEKAMAVEIIKLYGSIELAPLVNLADCIVDIVETGATMKQNGLEVGPTIMESSAHLIANKNSYYAKKDLIFNLKEKIEAVL, encoded by the coding sequence ATGCTAACAATTGCATTGCCTAAAGGAAGAATTGCAAAGGAAACTTTAGAAAAGTTTGAAAAAGCTTTTGATGAAAAGTTTGTTTTTGAAGATAGAAAGTTAATACTTGAAAAAGCAGGATTTAGATTTTTAAATGTAAGAAATCAAGATGTACCAACTTATGTAATGCACGGGGCAGCAGATCTTGGAGTTGTGGGACTTGATGTATTAGAAGAGAAAGAATATGACTTAATCAAGCTTCTTGATTTACAACTTGGACGTTGTAAGGTTGCTTTTGGACTAGTACGTGGAGAAGAATTAGATTTTTCAAAAAGTCAAATCACAGTTGCTACAAAACATGAAAAAATTGCAAAAAGATATTTTGAAGAAAAAGCAATGGCAGTTGAGATTATCAAATTATATGGTTCAATTGAACTTGCACCTTTAGTTAATTTAGCTGATTGTATTGTTGATATTGTTGAAACTGGTGCAACAATGAAACAAAATGGACTTGAAGTTGGTCCTACTATTATGGAGAGTTCAGCACATTTAATAGCGAATAAAAACTCATATTATGCAAAAAAAGATTTAATCTTTAACTTAAAAGAGAAGA